The Brassica rapa cultivar Chiifu-401-42 chromosome A10, CAAS_Brap_v3.01, whole genome shotgun sequence genome segment GAATACAATCGATTAAACATTGTTATAATTCTCTCAAAATCAAAAAAGTTACAACAGTTCACTTGGCTCTGTCCATGTCAAAGCCCTTCCTCTACTTCAAATGGCTTAGTTGCCAAAGAAGCCTGGACCAGCACGCGAAAGCAGTTCCTGCCCAGCGTCTTTTCCCATCTTTACCATGTCCTCAAACACATACGGACCTTTTCTTGAGGTCTCAAGAACTGTCACAAAGATGGAACATATAAGAAATGAATGAGGGACTATCATATTGGTATGCGTAGGAATGCTTTCATACCTTTAGTACCGTCAGGAGATGCGACCAACCCTCTGAAATAGCAGTTGCCTTCTTCGTCCTTGGCTGCGTATCCAGCAATAGGAGTACGGCATGAGCCATCCAGCGTTTCAAGAAACGCTCTCTCGCATGCAACTGCTAGTCTCGTTTCCTCGTGGTTCAATGAAGCTAAGTAACTTGCCTACAGAtgtaaaaacaacaataaaaaaacatttaatgaTTTCACAAGCATATCAGAGATGCAAATCTAAAGGTCCTATGAAAAGTAAACATTTGTTTACCATTTTATCATCATCAGTTCTGCAGGCAATTCCGATTGCTCCTTGAGCAACAGCTGGAAGCATTTCATCGAGAGATAAAATAGAGGCGACATTCTCTGTCATACTCAATCTCTTGAGACCAGCAAGTGCTAATAGAGTTGCGTGAACTTTTCCTCCTTGAAGCTTTGATAGTCTTGTCTGCACATTACCCCTAAAGTTCTCCTCAACCTGCATAGTCAATAGAGACTTGTATCAATCTAATAAAAGATTAAACTGACCATAAGAAACATACATATAAGAAATGACAGCCTCTATGTTGTGACACAAGATGTGAAATCTCACACTCAATGAAGGATACTTGTGGAGTATCTGAGACTTTCTCCTAAGAGAAGCTGTTCCCACAACGCTTCCAGCTGGAAGATCAGCTAACGAAGCTGCAGTCAAACAAATAAAAGCATCTCTGACGTCCTCACGCACAAGGTTACAAGGCAAAACCGTTTTCTCCGGTAGATAAGTCGGCACATCCTTCATGGAATGAACAGCTATATCGATATGACCGTTTATCAAAGCCTCGTCAATCTCTTTGGTGAAAAGCCCTTTCCCACCAATATCAGCAAGCGGCTGAGAGAGAATCTTATCACCAGTGGTTTTGATGATCTCGATGTGGATAGCTCCGTCTTCAGTGAGCTCAGGGTGTTTCGCCTGGAGCTTAGCTCGTGTCTCGTACGCTTGAGCAAGTGCTAACGGACTGTCCTACACAGTGAAGAGTATATATAAGCAGCAGAAGGCCTTAAACTTAATTAACCACTAAATGCAAAAAAATCAATCACACCGAAAACAATTAATCATCTCTAAACCAAACACCTTACACACTTATCGCATCTAAGCATCTACTTAGGAT includes the following:
- the LOC103847145 gene encoding porphobilinogen deaminase, chloroplastic yields the protein MDIASSSLCQAHKVALTRQPSPPVNSCSLGSVSVIGFSLPQISSPSLAKCGRKQSSFSSVRACVAVEQKTRTAIIRIGTRGSPLALAQAYETRAKLQAKHPELTEDGAIHIEIIKTTGDKILSQPLADIGGKGLFTKEIDEALINGHIDIAVHSMKDVPTYLPEKTVLPCNLVREDVRDAFICLTAASLADLPAGSVVGTASLRRKSQILHKYPSLSVEENFRGNVQTRLSKLQGGKVHATLLALAGLKRLSMTENVASILSLDEMLPAVAQGAIGIACRTDDDKMASYLASLNHEETRLAVACERAFLETLDGSCRTPIAGYAAKDEEGNCYFRGLVASPDGTKVLETSRKGPYVFEDMVKMGKDAGQELLSRAGPGFFGN